One Ctenopharyngodon idella isolate HZGC_01 chromosome 9, HZGC01, whole genome shotgun sequence DNA window includes the following coding sequences:
- the ndufa10 gene encoding NADH dehydrogenase [ubiquinone] 1 alpha subcomplex subunit 10, mitochondrial, whose protein sequence is MALRLFRLVVPPGAAAWKALSPVPTAQVHTSAVSNLRYGWWAYALGERTTTRFKENSKIISIDGNLASGKGALAQKLADKLGMLYMPEPDTHYVDKMTNEKVPLDQAFNGNCSLEKFYLEPKASDGNSYRLQSWMYLMRLLQYSDAIEHLLSTGQGVILERSPFSDMVFLEAMFKEGFIRKQCVEHYNEVKNISICEFLPPHLVIYVDLPAEEVQKNLKASGKPYLQNVPLSYLKSIETAYKKTFLPKISEEAEVLAYDSTQAQDIERVAEDIEYLKFEKGPWLEQDDVTFHHMRMLVEDKQKVATMTCIPRYLPEVTVGAHEFDAAYYAFKSLPGKKYAEGYNEDVGDKGIWLK, encoded by the exons ATGGCGTTGCGGTTATTTCGGCTGGTTGTACCCCCGGGTGCAGCAGCCTGGAAAGCATTATCGCCTGTGCCGACG GCTCAAGTCCACACAAGTGCTGTCAGTAACCTGCGGTATGGATGGTGGGCTTACGCTCTGGGGGAGAGGACAACAACCCGCTTCAAGGAAaacagcaagatcatttccatTGATGGCAACTTGGCATCTGGAAAGGGAGCACTTGCACAGAAACTGGCTGATAAACTGG GAATGCTGTACATGCCAGAGCCAGACACGCACTATgttgacaaaatgacaaatgagaAAGTTCCTCTAGATCAGGCTTTTAATGGAAACTGCAGTCTGGAGAAGTTCTACTTGGAGCCCAAAGCCAGTGACGGTAACTCTTACCGCCTGCAGTCTTGGATGTACCTGATGAGGCTGCTGCAGTACTCTGATGCTATTGAGCACCTGCTCTCTACAG GACAGGGAGTTATTCTGGAACGATCGCCATTTAGTGACATGGTTTTTTTGGAGGCCATGTTCAAAGAAGGCTTCATCCGCAAGCAGT GTGTGGAACACTATAATGAGGTTAAGAATATAAGTATCTGTGAGTTTCTGCCCCCTCATCTGGTCATCTATGTCGACTTACCTGCTGAAGAGGTCCAAAAGAATCTCAAGGCATCAGGAAAG CCATACCTCCAGAATGTTCCTTTAAGCTACCTGAAGAGCATTGAGACAGCGTACAAGAAGACCTTCCTTCCTAAAATCAG TGAAGAGGCAGAGGTTCTTGCCTATGACTCAACCCAAGCCCAGGACATTGAGAGG GTTGCAGAGGATATTGAATACCTCAAGTTTGAGAAGGGCCCTTGGCTGGAGCAAGATGATGTCACTTTCCACCATATGCGAATGCT GGTGGAAGACAAGCAGAAGGTAGCCACCATGACCTGCATCCCCAGATATCTGCCAGAAGTCACAGTCGGTGCTCATGAGTTTGATGCTGCCTACTATGCTTTCAAATCG CTCCCAGGAAAGAAGTACGCTGAAGGTTATAATGAAGACGTTGGTGACAAAGGCATCTGGCTGAAGTGA
- the faima gene encoding fas apoptotic inhibitory molecule a isoform X1 — MYSEIAHSSEFRWKNVDKCTGGQRMSGDLVAVWEVALSDGVHRIEFEHGTTTGKRVIYIDGKEVIRRDWMFKLVGKETFHVGGTDTKATINIDAVSGFAYEYTLEINGQSLKKYMENRSKVTSTWLLNLDGIDCRVVLEKDTMDIWCNGQKMETAGEFVDDGTETHFSLGDHDCCIKAVSSGKRRDGIIHTLLVDGMEISESE, encoded by the exons ATGTACAGTGAGATCGCGCACAGTTCAGAGTTTAGGTGGAAAAacgtggataaat GTACTGGAGGGCAGAGGATGTCAGGAGATCTTGTAGCTGTGTGGGAAGTGGCTTTGAGTGATGGTGTGCACAGGATTGAATTTGAGCACGGCACAACCACAGGAAAACGGGTTATTTACATTGATGGAAAA GAAGTCATACGGAGAGATTGGATGTTCAAACTGGTTGGAAAGGAGACTTTTCATGTGGGTGGCACAGACACGAAGGCCACTATTAACATAGATGCAGTGAGTGGCTTTGCATACGAGTACACTCTAGAGATCAACGGACAGAGCCTGAAGAAGTACATGGAGAATCGCTCCAAAGTTACCAGCACGTGGCTCCTCAACCTAGATGGCATCGACTGCAGAGTGGTTCTGG AGAAAGATACCATGGATATATGGTGCAATGGACAGAAAATGGAAACAGCT GGTGAGTTTGTTGATGACGGCACAGAGACGCACTTCTCCCTGGGTGACCATGACTGCTGCATCAAGGCTGTGAGCAGCGGCAAGAGACGAGATGGCATCATTCACACACTGCTGGTGGACGGCATGGAAATCTCAGAGTCAGAAtga
- the faima gene encoding fas apoptotic inhibitory molecule a isoform X4: MYSEIAHSSEFRWKNVDKCTGGQRMSGDLVAVWEVALSDGVHRIEFEHGTTTGKRVIYIDGKEVIRRDWMFKLVGKETFHVGGTDTKATINIDAVSGFAYEYTLEINGQSLKKYMENRSKVTSTWLLNLDGIDCRVVLEKDTMDIWCNGQKMETANKEIDTDLELLEG; the protein is encoded by the exons ATGTACAGTGAGATCGCGCACAGTTCAGAGTTTAGGTGGAAAAacgtggataaat GTACTGGAGGGCAGAGGATGTCAGGAGATCTTGTAGCTGTGTGGGAAGTGGCTTTGAGTGATGGTGTGCACAGGATTGAATTTGAGCACGGCACAACCACAGGAAAACGGGTTATTTACATTGATGGAAAA GAAGTCATACGGAGAGATTGGATGTTCAAACTGGTTGGAAAGGAGACTTTTCATGTGGGTGGCACAGACACGAAGGCCACTATTAACATAGATGCAGTGAGTGGCTTTGCATACGAGTACACTCTAGAGATCAACGGACAGAGCCTGAAGAAGTACATGGAGAATCGCTCCAAAGTTACCAGCACGTGGCTCCTCAACCTAGATGGCATCGACTGCAGAGTGGTTCTGG AGAAAGATACCATGGATATATGGTGCAATGGACAGAAAATGGAAACAGCT aacaaagaaattgatacagatttggaactacttgagg GGTGA
- the faima gene encoding fas apoptotic inhibitory molecule a isoform X3, which yields MYSEIAHSSEFRWKNVDKCTGGQRMSGDLVAVWEVALSDGVHRIEFEHGTTTGKRVIYIDGKEVIRRDWMFKLVGKETFHVGGTDTKATINIDAVSGFAYEYTLEINGQSLKKYMENRSKVTSTWLLNLDGIDCRVVLEKDTMDIWCNGQKMETAQNKEIDTDLELLEG from the exons ATGTACAGTGAGATCGCGCACAGTTCAGAGTTTAGGTGGAAAAacgtggataaat GTACTGGAGGGCAGAGGATGTCAGGAGATCTTGTAGCTGTGTGGGAAGTGGCTTTGAGTGATGGTGTGCACAGGATTGAATTTGAGCACGGCACAACCACAGGAAAACGGGTTATTTACATTGATGGAAAA GAAGTCATACGGAGAGATTGGATGTTCAAACTGGTTGGAAAGGAGACTTTTCATGTGGGTGGCACAGACACGAAGGCCACTATTAACATAGATGCAGTGAGTGGCTTTGCATACGAGTACACTCTAGAGATCAACGGACAGAGCCTGAAGAAGTACATGGAGAATCGCTCCAAAGTTACCAGCACGTGGCTCCTCAACCTAGATGGCATCGACTGCAGAGTGGTTCTGG AGAAAGATACCATGGATATATGGTGCAATGGACAGAAAATGGAAACAGCT cagaacaaagaaattgatacagatttggaactacttgagg GGTGA
- the faima gene encoding fas apoptotic inhibitory molecule a isoform X2: MSGDLVAVWEVALSDGVHRIEFEHGTTTGKRVIYIDGKEVIRRDWMFKLVGKETFHVGGTDTKATINIDAVSGFAYEYTLEINGQSLKKYMENRSKVTSTWLLNLDGIDCRVVLEKDTMDIWCNGQKMETAGEFVDDGTETHFSLGDHDCCIKAVSSGKRRDGIIHTLLVDGMEISESE, from the exons ATGTCAGGAGATCTTGTAGCTGTGTGGGAAGTGGCTTTGAGTGATGGTGTGCACAGGATTGAATTTGAGCACGGCACAACCACAGGAAAACGGGTTATTTACATTGATGGAAAA GAAGTCATACGGAGAGATTGGATGTTCAAACTGGTTGGAAAGGAGACTTTTCATGTGGGTGGCACAGACACGAAGGCCACTATTAACATAGATGCAGTGAGTGGCTTTGCATACGAGTACACTCTAGAGATCAACGGACAGAGCCTGAAGAAGTACATGGAGAATCGCTCCAAAGTTACCAGCACGTGGCTCCTCAACCTAGATGGCATCGACTGCAGAGTGGTTCTGG AGAAAGATACCATGGATATATGGTGCAATGGACAGAAAATGGAAACAGCT GGTGAGTTTGTTGATGACGGCACAGAGACGCACTTCTCCCTGGGTGACCATGACTGCTGCATCAAGGCTGTGAGCAGCGGCAAGAGACGAGATGGCATCATTCACACACTGCTGGTGGACGGCATGGAAATCTCAGAGTCAGAAtga